Proteins encoded in a region of the Mesoflavibacter profundi genome:
- a CDS encoding ankyrin repeat domain-containing protein, with product MKHIFTTLILFINLSVIAQNNKLLDRNFWSNTTSVEAVKIAVEEGHDPTQLNPNSFDPMVYAILQDAPIETLQYLQSIKGNDVNKLTHDGRTYIFWAAYKGNDQYMQELINKGAKTDILDDHGLTVLNFAANAGQTNTKVYDLCLANGANLLKDVNHSGANALLLAAPSDKDFKLIDYFTSKGLDLNSKDHNGNGIYNYVARTGNLELLQKLTNKGVKGNDQAFIFASQGTRGKTNGIHVYKFLENNGLNPKVKTKEGVTPLHNAAARTKDIEVINYLLANGNDVNAVDKDGNTPFLNAVSRNNIEVIASLLQHVKDINHKNKKGQTALVLATSYNDVDVVKLLTSKGAKVNVEDNNGNNLNYYLIEAFNAKNPKLFSEKLSFLKSKGLDISKKQKDGSTLLHLAVNNQNLDLIKQVVNLKVADINAKNNDGNTALLLAAMKAKNDVILKYLLSIGADKSATTTFGETAYDLALENEILNENKVDLNFIK from the coding sequence ATGAAACACATATTTACAACACTAATACTTTTTATTAATCTTAGTGTAATTGCACAAAATAACAAGTTATTAGATAGAAACTTTTGGTCAAATACAACTTCTGTAGAAGCAGTTAAAATTGCAGTAGAAGAAGGACATGATCCAACACAATTAAATCCAAATAGTTTTGATCCAATGGTGTATGCTATATTACAAGATGCACCTATAGAAACTTTACAATACTTACAATCTATAAAAGGTAACGATGTTAATAAACTAACTCATGATGGTCGTACATACATTTTTTGGGCTGCTTACAAAGGTAATGACCAATACATGCAAGAATTAATAAATAAAGGTGCAAAGACCGATATTTTAGACGATCATGGATTAACCGTTTTAAACTTTGCAGCTAATGCAGGTCAAACTAACACTAAAGTATATGATTTATGTTTAGCTAATGGCGCAAACTTATTAAAAGATGTAAATCATAGTGGTGCAAATGCTTTATTATTAGCAGCGCCAAGTGACAAAGATTTTAAATTAATAGATTACTTTACTTCTAAAGGATTAGATTTAAATTCTAAAGACCATAATGGTAACGGAATTTATAATTACGTTGCTAGAACAGGTAATTTAGAGTTGTTACAAAAGCTTACTAATAAAGGTGTAAAAGGTAACGATCAAGCATTTATTTTTGCTAGTCAAGGTACAAGAGGTAAAACCAACGGAATACACGTTTATAAGTTTTTAGAAAACAATGGTTTAAACCCAAAAGTAAAAACCAAAGAAGGCGTAACACCATTGCATAATGCTGCAGCACGTACTAAAGATATTGAAGTTATCAATTATTTATTAGCCAATGGTAACGATGTAAATGCTGTAGATAAAGATGGTAACACACCGTTTTTAAATGCAGTATCAAGAAATAATATAGAAGTGATTGCATCTTTATTACAACACGTAAAAGATATTAATCACAAAAATAAAAAGGGACAAACAGCATTAGTATTAGCTACAAGTTATAATGATGTAGATGTTGTAAAATTATTAACTTCTAAAGGTGCAAAGGTTAATGTAGAAGATAATAATGGCAATAATCTTAATTATTATCTAATTGAAGCTTTTAATGCTAAAAACCCTAAATTATTTTCAGAAAAATTAAGCTTTTTAAAATCTAAAGGTTTAGATATTTCTAAAAAACAAAAGGATGGAAGTACTCTACTACACCTTGCAGTAAACAATCAAAATTTAGACTTAATTAAGCAAGTAGTTAACTTAAAAGTTGCAGATATTAATGCAAAAAATAACGACGGAAATACAGCTTTACTTCTTGCAGCAATGAAAGCTAAAAACGATGTTATACTTAAGTATTTGTTAAGTATTGGTGCAGATAAATCTGCAACAACTACTTTTGGAGAAACCGCTTACGATTTAGCTTTAGAAAACGAAATTTTAAATGAAAATAAAGTTGATTTAAACTTTATTAAATAG
- a CDS encoding DUF2271 domain-containing protein yields MKSLKITLSITLLSALLWSFTTITTTKYKCMIQMTNYTGEGAYVVVSLINPNGDYDQTLYVQGDDEEWYYDITQWWKFQGKVRADIDAITGATIAGGERAINVLDIDDSKINKGYKLRFETAVEDQEYYTKDIEFDLTTENLKAKHDGKGFIRYVRLMPN; encoded by the coding sequence ATGAAATCATTAAAAATAACACTAAGCATAACATTATTATCTGCTTTACTTTGGTCGTTTACAACAATAACGACTACAAAGTATAAATGTATGATACAGATGACTAATTATACTGGCGAAGGCGCATATGTTGTTGTGTCTTTAATTAATCCAAATGGTGATTATGACCAAACATTATATGTACAAGGTGATGATGAAGAATGGTACTACGATATCACACAATGGTGGAAATTCCAAGGTAAAGTTAGAGCAGATATAGATGCAATTACAGGAGCAACTATTGCTGGTGGAGAACGCGCAATTAACGTTTTAGATATTGACGATTCTAAAATAAACAAAGGTTATAAATTAAGATTTGAAACTGCTGTAGAAGATCAAGAATATTACACAAAAGATATAGAGTTTGACTTAACAACAGAAAACTTAAAGGCAAAACACGACGGTAAAGGTTTTATTCGTTATGTACGTTTAATGCCTAACTAA